From a single Pseudobutyrivibrio xylanivorans genomic region:
- the truB gene encoding tRNA pseudouridine(55) synthase TruB, with product MNSGIINVYKEAGFTSFDVVAKLRGILKIKKIGHTGTLDPDATGVLPVCVGKATKLCDMLTDKDKVYECVMLLGVETDTYDMSGRILERKSVTSTEVEVEGAINSFVGDIMQVPPMYSALKVNGKKLYELAREGKEVERKARPVTIFSIDILDMSLPEVSIRIHCSKGTYIRSLCHDIGQLLGCGCAMKSLVRTRVSQFDISDAKTLDEIEKIAKNGNIDGIMISIADVFEGLGTVFVIPTEEALKIAMNGGKIPSEMVFAEAVSSFEEDARYRVFLPDNRFLGIYTYKDSKFVLEKMFLE from the coding sequence TTGAATAGCGGAATTATTAATGTCTATAAGGAGGCAGGCTTCACATCCTTCGATGTGGTTGCAAAGCTTCGAGGCATTTTAAAAATAAAGAAAATAGGACACACAGGCACCCTTGATCCAGATGCAACCGGAGTTCTTCCAGTTTGTGTTGGGAAGGCTACAAAGCTTTGTGATATGCTGACAGACAAGGATAAGGTTTACGAGTGTGTTATGCTTTTGGGAGTAGAAACTGACACTTATGATATGAGTGGAAGGATTCTCGAGAGAAAGTCAGTTACTTCCACAGAGGTGGAAGTTGAAGGTGCTATTAATTCATTTGTAGGAGACATTATGCAGGTTCCTCCTATGTATTCAGCACTAAAGGTCAACGGCAAGAAGCTTTATGAGCTTGCCAGAGAGGGCAAGGAAGTGGAGCGTAAGGCCAGACCAGTTACCATTTTTAGCATTGACATTTTAGACATGTCTTTGCCTGAGGTTTCAATTCGAATTCATTGCAGCAAAGGTACTTATATTCGTTCTCTTTGCCACGATATTGGTCAGCTTCTTGGCTGTGGTTGTGCAATGAAATCACTTGTCCGTACCAGAGTTAGTCAGTTTGATATCTCTGATGCCAAGACCTTGGATGAGATAGAGAAAATTGCTAAAAATGGAAATATAGACGGCATCATGATTAGCATTGCGGATGTTTTTGAGGGGTTGGGAACAGTTTTTGTTATTCCAACAGAAGAGGCCTTAAAAATAGCTATGAATGGTGGCAAAATCCCATCTGAGATGGTTTTTGCTGAAGCTGTCAGCAGTTTTGAGGAGGATGCACGTTATAGAGTATTCCTTCCGGATAACAGATTCCTTGGAATTTACACTTATAAGGATTCTAAATTTGTATTGGAGAAGATGTTTCTAGAATAA
- the aroA gene encoding 3-phosphoshikimate 1-carboxyvinyltransferase translates to MTITKVKSLKGEITVPGDKSISHRGVMFGAISEGITELTGFLDGADCRSTIACFRDMGIDIKQESDHVVIHGKGLHGLTAPKQMLDVGNSGTTTRLISGILAGQPFVSSLNGDESIQKRPMGRIITPLSQMGAHIRSIKNNNCAPLEIGGSPLKAIHYDSPVASAQVKSCVLLAGLYADGITSVTEPVISRNHSELMLSGFGADIKSEGLTASIVGNPKLVGQKIEVPGDISSAAYFIVAGLICPNADLLIKNVNTNPTRAGIIKVAQAMGGNIELLNERVVSGEPVADIHVTTSELHGCEVSGEIIPALIDEIPVIAVMAACATGTTVIKDAAELKVKESDRIATVTENLKNMGCDMTPTDDGMIINGGKVLHGTTVNTYIDHRIAMAFAIAGLVADGETTFDNEDCCCISYPDFFKTLNNLTNQ, encoded by the coding sequence ATGACTATTACTAAGGTTAAAAGCCTAAAGGGCGAAATAACTGTTCCAGGAGATAAATCAATTAGCCACCGTGGCGTTATGTTTGGCGCTATTTCTGAAGGTATAACAGAGCTTACCGGGTTTTTGGATGGTGCAGATTGCAGGTCTACCATCGCATGCTTTAGAGACATGGGGATTGATATAAAGCAAGAGTCGGACCATGTTGTAATTCACGGTAAAGGATTGCATGGTCTTACTGCGCCTAAGCAAATGCTTGATGTTGGAAACAGCGGAACCACTACCAGACTTATTTCCGGAATTTTAGCTGGACAGCCATTTGTAAGCTCCTTAAATGGTGATGAATCTATACAGAAGAGGCCTATGGGAAGAATTATCACCCCTCTTTCACAAATGGGTGCTCATATTCGCTCAATCAAAAACAACAACTGCGCTCCTCTTGAAATTGGCGGTAGTCCTTTAAAAGCTATCCATTATGACTCTCCTGTTGCTTCTGCTCAGGTAAAATCCTGTGTGCTTTTGGCTGGACTTTATGCTGATGGTATTACTTCTGTGACCGAGCCTGTAATATCTCGTAATCACTCTGAGCTTATGCTTTCAGGATTTGGCGCTGATATAAAGTCCGAAGGTTTGACAGCATCAATAGTTGGAAATCCAAAACTGGTTGGTCAAAAAATCGAAGTACCTGGCGATATTTCTTCAGCTGCATACTTTATTGTTGCAGGTCTTATATGCCCTAATGCTGATTTATTAATTAAAAACGTAAATACGAATCCTACACGTGCAGGAATCATTAAAGTAGCCCAGGCCATGGGTGGAAATATAGAATTATTAAATGAACGAGTTGTAAGTGGTGAACCAGTAGCTGATATCCATGTAACTACAAGTGAGCTCCACGGATGCGAAGTTTCAGGTGAAATAATACCAGCCCTTATAGACGAAATCCCTGTAATTGCAGTTATGGCTGCCTGTGCAACAGGTACTACTGTAATAAAGGATGCAGCAGAATTAAAAGTAAAAGAAAGCGACCGTATCGCTACAGTCACAGAGAACCTCAAAAATATGGGTTGTGATATGACTCCTACTGATGACGGAATGATTATAAACGGTGGCAAGGTACTCCACGGCACTACCGTAAATACGTATATAGATCACCGCATTGCCATGGCCTTTGCAATAGCAGGACTTGTAGCTGATGGAGAAACAACTTTTGACAACGAAGATTGTTGTTGTATTTCATATCCAGATTTCTTTAAAACATTAAATAACCTCACTAACCAATAA
- a CDS encoding elongation factor G: MKVFTTDKIRNIVLLGHSGAGKTSLIESMAFLAGQIGKPGTVEAGNTISDYDKLEIKNKFSIYTSLVPIIWGDTKINFLDTPGYFDFIGEAEEAVSAADAAIIVISGKSGIEVGTKRAWELCDKFNIPRMVFVTDMDIDDASYREIVEELQSLYGKKIAPFHLPIRENGEFVGYVNVIQQIGKRWKADGTVEHSDVPDYNQEYLEKYREALMESVAETSEEFMDRYFGGEEFSEDEIRQALRVNVATGDIVPVMMGSNLTNRGQYTMLTDIVKYLPSPADCTITGINANTNEVYEANYDFSKPKSAYVFKTIVDPFVGKYSLVKVNSGVLKTDDLLYNKHKESEEKIGKLYILTGSKAEEVPEVHAGDICALSKLQKVSTTDSLSTKANPILYIRTPLSVPYTYKRYKAKNKGDEDKIAQALAKLCAEDLTIKAVNDGENSQSLLYGIGDRHIDMLVQKLNEKYKVDIELSQPKIAFKETIRGKADVEYKYKKQTGGHGQYGHVKMTFEPSGNMEEHYNFTESVVGGAVPKNYFPAVEKGLQEAVLAGPLAAYPVVGVHANLYDGSYHPVDSSEMAFKVAAKGAFKDGIMKANPILLEPIETLKVVVPDSYTGDVMGDLNKRRGRVLGMNPTETGGKTEVMAEVPMAELYGYDTTLRSMTGGYGTFSYELARYEQVPSDVQAKEVERRANKIKDVDEE, from the coding sequence ATGAAGGTATTTACTACGGACAAAATCAGAAACATTGTGTTACTTGGTCACAGCGGGGCGGGCAAAACCAGTCTCATCGAATCTATGGCTTTTCTAGCTGGCCAAATCGGCAAGCCAGGCACTGTAGAGGCTGGTAATACCATAAGTGACTACGACAAGCTCGAAATCAAAAACAAATTTTCTATTTACACTTCTTTAGTTCCAATTATTTGGGGCGACACTAAGATTAATTTCCTAGACACACCAGGATATTTCGATTTTATAGGCGAAGCTGAGGAGGCTGTAAGTGCAGCTGATGCGGCTATTATTGTAATTTCAGGTAAAAGCGGAATTGAAGTTGGTACAAAGAGAGCCTGGGAATTATGCGATAAGTTCAACATTCCTAGGATGGTGTTTGTAACTGACATGGATATAGATGATGCCAGCTATAGAGAAATTGTTGAGGAGCTTCAGAGCCTCTATGGCAAGAAGATTGCTCCATTCCATCTTCCTATCAGAGAGAATGGAGAATTCGTTGGCTATGTAAATGTTATCCAGCAGATTGGAAAGCGCTGGAAGGCAGATGGCACAGTTGAGCATAGTGATGTTCCTGATTACAATCAGGAATATTTGGAGAAATATCGTGAAGCTTTGATGGAATCAGTTGCTGAGACCTCAGAGGAATTCATGGATAGATATTTCGGTGGCGAAGAGTTCTCTGAGGATGAGATTCGTCAGGCACTTCGCGTAAATGTTGCTACAGGCGATATCGTTCCTGTAATGATGGGCTCTAACCTTACAAACCGAGGTCAGTATACGATGCTTACAGATATTGTTAAATATCTTCCAAGTCCAGCTGATTGCACAATCACAGGAATTAATGCAAATACGAATGAGGTTTACGAGGCAAATTATGACTTCTCTAAACCAAAGTCAGCATATGTTTTCAAGACAATTGTCGATCCATTTGTTGGAAAGTATTCTCTTGTTAAGGTTAACTCTGGTGTCCTTAAGACAGATGATTTACTTTATAACAAGCATAAAGAATCTGAGGAGAAGATTGGAAAGCTTTACATCTTAACAGGTAGCAAAGCTGAGGAAGTTCCAGAGGTTCACGCTGGTGATATTTGCGCACTTTCAAAGCTTCAGAAGGTTTCTACTACAGATTCACTTTCTACAAAGGCTAATCCAATTCTTTACATCAGAACACCTCTTTCAGTTCCTTATACATACAAGCGTTATAAGGCAAAGAATAAGGGTGATGAAGATAAGATTGCTCAGGCTCTCGCAAAGCTTTGTGCTGAAGATTTAACAATCAAAGCTGTAAACGATGGTGAAAACAGCCAGTCACTTCTTTATGGAATTGGTGACAGACACATCGATATGCTTGTTCAGAAGCTTAATGAAAAGTACAAGGTTGACATTGAGCTTAGCCAGCCAAAGATTGCTTTCAAGGAGACAATCAGAGGTAAGGCAGATGTTGAATACAAGTATAAGAAGCAGACTGGTGGTCATGGTCAGTATGGTCACGTTAAGATGACCTTTGAACCATCTGGAAATATGGAAGAGCACTACAACTTTACAGAATCTGTAGTTGGTGGAGCTGTTCCTAAGAACTATTTTCCAGCTGTTGAGAAGGGCTTACAGGAAGCAGTTCTTGCTGGACCACTTGCAGCTTATCCAGTTGTTGGTGTTCACGCTAATCTTTACGATGGAAGCTATCATCCAGTAGACTCTTCTGAAATGGCTTTCAAGGTTGCAGCAAAGGGTGCTTTCAAGGATGGCATCATGAAGGCTAATCCAATTCTTCTTGAGCCTATCGAGACACTTAAGGTTGTTGTTCCTGATTCTTATACTGGCGATGTAATGGGTGACTTGAACAAGAGACGTGGTCGTGTTCTTGGAATGAATCCTACAGAAACTGGTGGAAAGACAGAGGTTATGGCTGAAGTTCCTATGGCTGAGCTTTATGGCTATGACACAACACTTCGTTCAATGACTGGTGGCTATGGAACATTCTCTTATGAATTAGCTCGTTACGAGCAGGTTCCTTCAGATGTTCAGGCTAAAGAGGTTGAAAGAAGAGCTAATAAGATTAAAGACGTTGATGAAGAATAA
- a CDS encoding glycoside hydrolase 43 family protein — protein MLITNPLINSDMPDPDIIKANGYYYMVSTTMFFIPGAPILRSKDLKNWEIVSYIFDKIADNDIYNLKNGKNAYGACQWATTLAFYNGIFYAAFVCNDLKKTFIFHTDDIEKSNWERAEIAGIKHDPSFLFWRKKVYLVYGNGDIRIAELNHDFSGIVDTTDRLLFSTNRNNIMLRCEGCRAYVRNGYIYLCFIEWPDEGYGNSRRREICYRGTSLEGTFDRRVIFDDACNYRNCGIAQGVIIDGYDGNWYSLMFQDHGAVGRIPYLLPLKWEEDWPVIGINGKAPVSFKIDATEVITEPLVTGDTFEHDEDILPLQFQWNHNPIDEAWSFTERKGYLRLRNAQLADNLLTARNTLTERTVTPKSVFTIEGDFSGMKGGDYAGLAAFMGKYGTIGLAKSNGEFYITQTRKEETEIRQNVSEIQGFNCNHFWLRIVFDFENNDKAFFYYSMDGTDFIEFGEPLDMEFTLDVFVGYRIGVFSYGTKNLGGVVDFRNLNFSE, from the coding sequence ATGCTAATCACAAATCCTTTAATTAATTCTGATATGCCTGATCCAGACATTATCAAAGCCAATGGCTATTACTATATGGTAAGCACCACAATGTTTTTTATTCCTGGAGCACCAATACTTCGTTCCAAGGATTTAAAGAATTGGGAGATTGTGTCATACATCTTTGACAAGATAGCTGATAATGATATTTACAATCTTAAGAATGGAAAAAATGCTTATGGAGCTTGCCAATGGGCCACTACGCTTGCATTTTACAATGGAATTTTCTATGCAGCATTCGTCTGCAATGATTTAAAAAAGACGTTCATTTTTCATACAGATGACATTGAAAAGTCTAATTGGGAAAGAGCAGAAATTGCTGGTATCAAGCATGATCCTAGCTTTCTATTTTGGAGAAAAAAAGTTTATCTTGTTTATGGTAATGGCGATATTCGTATTGCAGAGCTCAATCATGATTTTTCCGGTATTGTAGATACTACAGACAGGCTTCTGTTTTCTACCAATAGAAACAATATTATGCTTCGTTGTGAAGGTTGTAGAGCATACGTTAGAAATGGCTATATTTACCTTTGCTTTATTGAATGGCCGGATGAAGGTTACGGAAATAGTAGGCGAAGAGAGATTTGCTATAGAGGAACAAGTCTTGAGGGAACCTTTGACAGAAGAGTAATATTTGATGATGCTTGCAATTATCGTAATTGCGGTATTGCTCAGGGCGTTATCATTGATGGCTATGATGGCAACTGGTATAGCCTGATGTTTCAGGATCACGGAGCTGTTGGTCGAATTCCATATTTGCTTCCTTTAAAATGGGAAGAGGACTGGCCTGTAATTGGCATCAATGGAAAGGCACCTGTTAGCTTCAAAATTGATGCTACTGAAGTTATCACGGAGCCACTAGTTACTGGTGATACTTTCGAGCATGATGAGGATATTTTACCTTTACAGTTCCAATGGAATCATAATCCGATTGATGAAGCTTGGTCATTTACTGAAAGAAAAGGTTATCTTCGTCTAAGAAATGCGCAGCTTGCAGATAATCTACTTACAGCTAGAAATACTCTTACCGAAAGAACTGTGACACCTAAATCCGTATTTACGATAGAAGGTGATTTCTCTGGTATGAAGGGTGGAGACTATGCTGGTCTTGCTGCATTTATGGGGAAATATGGCACTATAGGTCTCGCAAAATCCAACGGCGAATTCTATATCACTCAGACACGTAAAGAAGAGACTGAGATTAGACAAAATGTTTCAGAAATTCAAGGCTTTAATTGTAATCATTTTTGGCTTAGAATAGTTTTCGATTTTGAAAATAATGACAAGGCATTTTTCTATTATTCTATGGATGGCACGGACTTTATTGAGTTCGGAGAACCACTTGATATGGAGTTTACATTAGATGTTTTCGTGGGATACCGTATAGGCGTATTTTCATACGGAACCAAGAATCTTGGTGGTGTCGTTGATTTTCGAAATCTAAATTTTAGCGAATAG
- a CDS encoding SEC-C metal-binding domain-containing protein codes for MSLLEQWQKIAYNQNQSQADLQRFWQKYFLLEKGIYEQLLEDPDTEVKGTVKELAEKYKIDVMPMVGFLDGINDSLVEANPIETMDEDTVVSLKFDKEKLFKNMIDAKADWLYGLPQWANIFDEDKLKALTKEAKNMHTIIRTEKKVGRNDPCPCGSGKKYKFCCGKK; via the coding sequence ATGAGTTTACTTGAACAGTGGCAAAAGATTGCCTACAATCAGAATCAATCTCAGGCTGATTTACAGAGATTCTGGCAGAAATATTTTCTTTTAGAGAAGGGCATTTACGAGCAGCTTCTTGAGGACCCAGACACAGAGGTTAAGGGTACAGTTAAAGAGCTCGCTGAGAAATATAAGATTGATGTTATGCCTATGGTTGGTTTCCTTGATGGAATTAATGATTCCCTTGTTGAGGCAAACCCAATCGAGACAATGGATGAGGACACAGTTGTTTCTCTTAAGTTCGATAAGGAAAAGCTTTTCAAGAACATGATTGATGCAAAGGCTGATTGGCTTTACGGACTTCCACAGTGGGCAAACATTTTTGATGAGGACAAGCTTAAGGCTCTCACTAAGGAAGCTAAGAATATGCACACTATCATCCGTACAGAGAAGAAGGTTGGACGTAATGATCCATGTCCATGCGGCTCTGGTAAGAAGTATAAGTTCTGCTGCGGTAAGAAATAA
- a CDS encoding prephenate dehydrogenase has translation MALKTKTIGFVGLGLIGGSIAKAILKIYPNTRILATASRESTIEAAFEERLIDNNGKLKIHQFGQCDIIFLCSPVKVNCDYLRQLKDVVKPDCIITDVGSVKGDITAVARELGITNQFIGGHPMTGSELTGLEHSSAHLLENAYYILTADSDMSKQTYDDFSSYIESIGAIPIKLSPEEHDEATATVSHLPHVVAAALVNLVQDTDDERAIKKTIAAGGFKDITRIASGSPTMWQHIFLSNKDAVLKLIDDYQAELNKFRDAIADANADDILSLWTKAKDYRDSITIPGNALIRIYELYCDIDDRPGTLVGVLQLLANADISVKNIDIIHNREFEPGVLRIEFYTDEAMKKAQTVLTHNNYYVRQRTN, from the coding sequence ATGGCATTAAAGACAAAAACAATTGGATTTGTTGGACTTGGACTAATTGGGGGAAGCATTGCAAAGGCAATCTTAAAAATATATCCAAACACAAGAATACTGGCCACAGCATCCAGAGAATCTACAATCGAGGCGGCTTTTGAGGAAAGGTTAATTGACAATAATGGAAAGCTGAAAATCCATCAATTCGGTCAGTGCGATATTATCTTTCTATGCAGTCCTGTAAAGGTAAACTGTGATTATCTTCGTCAGCTGAAGGATGTTGTTAAGCCTGACTGTATAATCACTGATGTAGGTTCTGTAAAAGGTGATATTACTGCTGTTGCCAGGGAGCTTGGCATTACAAATCAGTTCATTGGAGGTCATCCAATGACAGGTTCTGAGCTTACCGGTCTTGAGCACTCTTCTGCTCACCTTCTTGAAAATGCATACTATATTCTTACCGCAGATTCTGATATGAGTAAGCAAACCTACGATGACTTTTCATCATATATTGAAAGCATTGGAGCAATTCCAATCAAGCTTTCACCAGAGGAACATGACGAAGCAACTGCCACAGTTTCTCATCTTCCACATGTAGTTGCAGCTGCTCTTGTAAATCTTGTACAGGATACCGATGATGAGCGTGCCATAAAAAAGACAATAGCCGCAGGTGGATTTAAGGATATTACAAGAATTGCCTCCGGCTCTCCTACAATGTGGCAACATATTTTCCTAAGTAACAAAGATGCAGTTTTAAAATTGATAGATGATTATCAAGCTGAACTAAATAAATTTAGGGATGCAATTGCTGATGCTAATGCAGATGATATTCTTTCTCTTTGGACAAAGGCCAAAGATTATCGTGACTCCATCACCATTCCAGGCAATGCTTTGATTCGTATTTACGAATTATACTGCGATATCGATGATAGACCTGGTACTTTGGTTGGAGTTCTTCAGCTACTGGCAAATGCAGACATCAGTGTTAAAAATATCGATATTATTCATAACAGAGAATTTGAGCCAGGTGTTCTTCGAATCGAATTTTACACAGATGAAGCCATGAAAAAGGCTCAGACTGTTTTAACACACAATAATTACTACGTAAGACAAAGAACAAATTAA
- a CDS encoding C40 family peptidase — protein MKKRIASAFSIACATMLMLDFAYDTQANKNTTESSEVSTEASITAGAVSVASVDLSSLEEATVTDSNAVATAKSLGDIYGYKNLGICNVTEGNLNIRESASADAKLVGKFPANAGCEIVSTDGDWSYIKSGEVEGYVLSEYLLTGTEAWDKAVELAEYVATATTGGLRVRAEGNTDSEIIYQLAEGEEIAILDNTQDQEWIKVDVDGDEGYVSAEYVDVDLSLKTAMTLTEARYGAGVSDVRMAVCEYALQFVGNRYVWGGTSLTNGVDCSGFTMQIMKQYGVYLSHSSKAQANEGTTISTSDLKPGDLIFYGKGKSINHVAIYIGGGQIVHASNKRDGIKISNYTYRTPIKCVRVLYD, from the coding sequence ATGAAGAAACGTATTGCTTCAGCTTTTTCTATTGCTTGTGCGACTATGCTTATGCTTGATTTTGCATATGATACACAGGCAAATAAAAATACAACTGAATCATCTGAGGTTTCTACAGAGGCATCTATTACAGCAGGTGCTGTTTCTGTAGCATCAGTTGATTTGTCATCACTTGAAGAGGCAACAGTTACAGATTCTAACGCTGTTGCTACTGCAAAGTCTCTTGGCGATATCTATGGTTATAAGAATCTTGGTATCTGTAATGTAACAGAGGGAAATCTTAATATTCGTGAGAGTGCTTCAGCTGATGCAAAGCTTGTTGGTAAGTTTCCAGCAAATGCAGGCTGCGAAATCGTCAGCACAGATGGCGATTGGAGCTATATCAAGTCTGGAGAGGTTGAGGGTTACGTTCTTTCTGAATACCTTTTGACTGGTACAGAGGCTTGGGATAAGGCTGTTGAGCTTGCTGAGTATGTTGCTACAGCTACAACTGGTGGACTTAGAGTTCGTGCAGAAGGCAATACTGACTCAGAGATTATCTATCAGCTTGCAGAAGGCGAAGAAATTGCAATACTTGATAACACTCAGGATCAGGAGTGGATTAAGGTTGATGTAGATGGTGATGAGGGATATGTTTCAGCGGAGTATGTTGATGTTGATTTATCTCTAAAGACAGCTATGACTCTTACAGAGGCTCGTTACGGCGCAGGCGTTTCTGATGTTCGTATGGCTGTATGTGAGTATGCTCTTCAGTTTGTCGGCAATCGTTATGTTTGGGGTGGTACATCTCTTACAAATGGTGTTGACTGTTCTGGATTTACAATGCAGATTATGAAGCAGTATGGCGTATACCTTAGTCATTCATCAAAGGCTCAGGCAAATGAGGGTACTACAATTTCTACTTCAGACCTTAAGCCTGGTGATTTGATTTTCTACGGAAAGGGTAAGAGCATCAATCACGTTGCTATTTATATTGGTGGTGGACAGATAGTTCATGCATCAAACAAGCGTGATGGTATCAAGATCTCAAATTATACATATCGTACACCAATTAAGTGTGTCCGTGTTTTATACGATTAA
- a CDS encoding bifunctional riboflavin kinase/FAD synthetase yields the protein MEYLHSLFDTKISEPTAVTVGKFDGVHRGHTLLTTDIISKKQQGLKSCLITFTNSPRIALEKDNSPCLITNKERMFMLDDGGLDYLIECPFDERLMQTDAESFIRFLVENINMKYMISGSDFTFGYKGAGNVQLLTELSSKLGFEYKVIEKIQQNNRDISSTYIREELKEGHIDVVNDMLGYEYFVWGEVVHGAHLGHTIGIPTINIMPEKIKLVPKFGVYVTTIDFDGRIYHGVTNVGTKPSVSDKNIVGIETHILDYNGDLYGRYVKVTFKSFLRPEMKFESIEQLKEQMNADKITAKAYFNKQI from the coding sequence ATGGAGTATTTACATTCACTATTTGACACAAAAATCTCAGAGCCTACAGCTGTCACTGTAGGCAAATTTGATGGTGTCCACAGAGGGCACACACTTCTTACAACTGATATCATTTCTAAGAAGCAGCAAGGCCTTAAGTCTTGTCTGATTACCTTTACCAATTCTCCTAGAATTGCACTTGAAAAGGATAATTCTCCTTGTCTTATTACAAATAAGGAGAGGATGTTTATGCTTGATGATGGTGGCCTTGACTACCTCATTGAGTGCCCTTTTGATGAGCGTTTGATGCAGACAGATGCTGAAAGCTTCATTAGGTTTCTTGTTGAAAATATAAATATGAAATATATGATTTCAGGCTCAGATTTTACCTTTGGTTACAAGGGCGCAGGAAATGTTCAGCTTCTAACTGAGCTTTCTTCAAAGTTGGGCTTTGAATATAAGGTTATCGAGAAAATTCAGCAGAATAATCGAGACATTAGTAGTACTTATATTCGTGAAGAGCTTAAGGAAGGCCACATTGATGTTGTAAATGATATGCTTGGTTACGAGTACTTTGTATGGGGCGAGGTAGTGCATGGCGCGCATCTTGGCCATACAATCGGTATTCCTACTATCAATATTATGCCTGAGAAAATTAAGCTTGTTCCTAAGTTTGGTGTTTATGTTACCACAATAGATTTCGATGGTCGTATCTATCATGGTGTTACTAATGTAGGTACAAAGCCTTCTGTTTCAGACAAAAACATAGTTGGCATTGAGACTCATATTTTGGATTACAATGGTGATTTATATGGGCGTTATGTAAAGGTTACCTTCAAAAGCTTCCTTAGACCTGAAATGAAATTTGAATCTATTGAACAGTTAAAAGAGCAGATGAATGCCGATAAAATCACAGCTAAAGCATACTTTAACAAGCAAATATGA